From a single Veillonellales bacterium genomic region:
- a CDS encoding DedA family protein, with product MFDWIIDFLSSLGLPGVFAGVFLEAIGLPFPGSVLVAFAGFLSRQGEFSIIAAWLVSLLGYLLGSLSAFLLGRRMGEPFIKRWGRYIRLNPERIGKAQKLLQKSAPLYVIGGRFLPTIGNVTPYIAGISGISIVNFLIYDMIHAILWLTVFLSAGAVMGSNWQIITANPWLKWAALGGGLLILVYVVRDLFSAGSKNKE from the coding sequence TTGTTTGACTGGATTATTGACTTTTTAAGCAGTCTGGGATTGCCGGGGGTGTTTGCCGGAGTTTTTTTAGAAGCAATAGGACTTCCTTTTCCCGGCAGTGTGCTGGTGGCTTTTGCCGGCTTTTTATCCAGGCAGGGGGAGTTTAGTATTATTGCCGCCTGGCTGGTTTCTCTGCTTGGCTATCTGCTGGGCTCCCTTTCTGCCTTTCTGCTGGGGCGCCGTATGGGAGAACCTTTTATAAAGCGATGGGGGAGATATATTAGATTAAACCCGGAACGCATCGGCAAGGCACAGAAACTTTTGCAGAAATCGGCGCCGCTGTATGTGATCGGCGGTCGCTTTCTGCCAACGATCGGCAATGTGACTCCCTATATAGCCGGCATCAGCGGTATTTCTATTGTCAATTTTCTTATCTACGACATGATACATGCAATTCTTTGGCTGACTGTATTTTTAAGTGCCGGAGCCGTGATGGGCAGCAACTGGCAAATAATCACAGCTAACCCATGGCTTAAGTGGGCTGCCCTCGGCGGCGGTTTATTGATATTGGTTTATGTGGTTAGGGATTTATTTTCTGCGGGCAGTAAAAATAAGGAATGA
- a CDS encoding TonB-dependent receptor — protein MNKKRYLEKKIAIALLLGLTCVGSNAYAEEDGTQNTAEPKYTLEAITVEAKRPDWESKLSPGTVTIIRPDDYQGEQKTLPELLKQVPGVHVRELNGKGQYTTVSVRGSTAAQVGVFVDGVLFNLGGDAAADISTIPVQNVERIEVYRGYIPARFGGTFMGGVINIVTKRPTKENVQASIGQSSFGGYKGSLQVDAPLGKGSLMVGVNHEQSDGDFKYKNFSYDIDKNYQQYMMTAASYQQNTISEYNSAMKKLGIYDENGNVQKLKPIISSGTTAADYKKNYEDNFTLLKTAWDKYDSKIEAILADNDALLLKGIQNNKYFTNYDNINALYDTSAVNQAKMYQSLVSGNKFRVSLYTLNQAGYTVTDYSSYINAYNSYKQTNFTSIQDILGNDWKDGTHGAAFKDFLERWKGDSGLRQIEQLKETYEFAKKYYGMAGEASTSERWRKANDYKNTDAIIKWQDDHWLAKATWKQIERHLPYPYNNNYGDLPSVDTNAEFNDILDIYYHRNQKLTAKEALLGRRDTAGNLEWGWSVNYLDQNKDYYVDNWQWIDQNAGAVLNTYAANSLWSKFDSRRLGVKFDGSYKAGDKHLIEFLLDGSKEKMDIDGWRMFDYKNSSQDTRKRWRNYYEQKIFNAQVQDTITLNEKKDFWLTPSVRYNRSTILGRSDRYDAANDPQKVKWFHKEDVQTNDKATWQMALKKKVSDNLTIRATGGTYYRLLNMYEIAGDGAGIWPMPNVGGTDSVFPLPEEGSQWDLSAIWDGKALGADSAKFQLTYFGRDSDHLLQLMSRHFFFFYTNAAKAKVNGLEMQADMSWQKWDLNLQATYTKPSHVSYDMTCLPGYDKNTTSGYLTYIPEWEGTVRVTYRPNTSWSLFTQLRYVADMYTDPIPLTTGATENQSSLTVWDLGVKHKIDKSFQLSMGVNDIFNKAIDMYKKTYEGEAVNIQYPIQGRTYYATLQYKF, from the coding sequence ATGAATAAAAAACGGTATTTAGAGAAGAAAATAGCTATTGCGCTGCTTTTGGGGCTAACCTGCGTAGGCTCAAATGCCTATGCGGAAGAAGACGGCACTCAGAATACGGCTGAACCAAAATATACACTGGAAGCAATAACGGTCGAGGCGAAACGGCCGGACTGGGAGAGCAAGCTGTCGCCCGGTACGGTGACGATTATCAGGCCTGACGATTATCAAGGCGAACAGAAAACATTGCCGGAACTCCTAAAGCAGGTACCGGGCGTGCACGTGCGCGAGCTTAACGGCAAAGGCCAGTATACCACCGTCAGCGTGCGCGGTTCCACGGCAGCGCAGGTAGGCGTATTTGTAGACGGAGTGCTGTTCAACCTTGGCGGGGATGCTGCGGCGGATATTTCCACGATTCCGGTCCAGAATGTCGAGCGCATCGAAGTGTACCGCGGTTATATTCCGGCGCGGTTCGGCGGTACCTTCATGGGCGGCGTGATTAATATCGTGACGAAGAGGCCGACGAAAGAGAATGTGCAGGCCAGCATCGGCCAAAGTTCCTTCGGCGGTTATAAGGGAAGTCTGCAGGTGGATGCTCCCTTGGGAAAAGGCAGCCTGATGGTGGGCGTCAATCACGAACAAAGTGACGGAGATTTCAAATACAAGAACTTTTCATATGATATTGATAAAAACTATCAACAATACATGATGACAGCTGCAAGCTATCAACAAAACACGATAAGTGAATACAATTCCGCTATGAAAAAGCTGGGTATTTATGATGAAAATGGTAATGTGCAAAAGTTGAAGCCAATTATATCTTCAGGAACAACAGCGGCAGATTATAAAAAGAACTATGAAGACAATTTTACGCTCCTGAAGACGGCTTGGGATAAGTATGATTCAAAAATAGAAGCTATATTGGCAGACAATGATGCTTTATTGTTAAAAGGCATCCAAAATAATAAATATTTTACAAATTATGATAATATAAATGCTCTTTATGATACTTCAGCAGTGAATCAGGCAAAGATGTATCAAAGTCTTGTTTCAGGGAATAAATTTAGAGTTAGTCTGTATACACTTAATCAGGCTGGCTACACGGTAACCGATTATAGCAGCTACATCAATGCCTATAACAGCTACAAGCAGACCAATTTTACCAGTATACAGGATATACTTGGCAATGATTGGAAAGACGGTACGCATGGAGCTGCTTTTAAGGATTTTCTGGAACGCTGGAAAGGCGACTCAGGGTTACGGCAAATAGAACAGCTTAAGGAAACCTATGAATTTGCCAAAAAATATTACGGTATGGCCGGCGAGGCATCAACGTCTGAACGTTGGCGTAAAGCGAATGACTATAAGAATACGGATGCCATTATCAAATGGCAGGATGACCATTGGCTGGCCAAGGCTACCTGGAAACAAATAGAGAGGCATCTGCCATATCCTTACAACAACAATTATGGTGATTTGCCTAGTGTAGATACGAACGCTGAATTTAATGATATTTTAGATATTTATTATCACCGCAATCAAAAACTGACAGCCAAAGAAGCGTTGCTGGGAAGGCGCGATACGGCAGGCAACCTGGAATGGGGCTGGAGCGTAAACTATCTGGACCAGAATAAAGACTATTATGTAGACAACTGGCAGTGGATAGACCAGAATGCAGGTGCTGTTCTCAATACCTACGCAGCCAACAGTCTGTGGAGCAAATTCGACAGCCGCCGTTTAGGCGTCAAGTTCGACGGCAGCTATAAGGCCGGCGACAAACATTTAATAGAGTTCTTACTAGACGGGTCCAAAGAAAAAATGGATATCGACGGCTGGCGCATGTTTGACTATAAAAATTCCAGCCAAGATACCAGAAAAAGATGGCGCAACTACTATGAACAAAAAATTTTTAATGCCCAAGTGCAGGATACCATCACTCTGAATGAAAAGAAAGACTTTTGGCTGACGCCGAGCGTCCGCTACAACAGGTCAACTATCTTGGGGCGCAGCGACAGGTATGATGCGGCAAACGATCCCCAGAAGGTAAAATGGTTCCATAAAGAAGACGTGCAAACAAATGATAAAGCGACATGGCAAATGGCTTTGAAAAAGAAGGTGAGTGACAACCTGACTATCAGGGCAACGGGCGGCACCTATTACAGACTGCTGAACATGTACGAAATCGCCGGTGACGGCGCGGGCATCTGGCCGATGCCGAATGTTGGCGGTACGGACAGCGTATTTCCATTGCCGGAAGAAGGGAGCCAGTGGGATTTGAGCGCCATTTGGGATGGCAAGGCTTTGGGGGCTGACAGCGCAAAATTCCAGCTGACCTATTTCGGACGGGATTCCGACCATCTGCTGCAATTGATGAGCCGGCATTTCTTCTTCTTCTACACGAATGCGGCCAAGGCAAAAGTCAACGGCCTAGAAATGCAGGCGGATATGTCCTGGCAGAAATGGGACCTTAACCTGCAGGCAACCTATACGAAGCCCAGTCATGTAAGCTACGACATGACTTGTCTGCCAGGTTATGACAAAAATACGACTTCCGGTTATCTGACGTATATACCGGAGTGGGAAGGCACAGTGCGCGTAACTTACCGTCCGAATACAAGCTGGAGCCTATTTACGCAGCTGCGTTATGTAGCCGATATGTACACTGACCCGATACCGCTTACTACAGGAGCAACTGAAAACCAGTCTTCCTTAACGGTTTGGGATCTGGGGGTCAAACACAAAATAGATAAATCATTCCAATTGTCAATGGGCGTCAACGATATATTTAACAAAGCAATTGACATGTATAAGAAAACTTATGAAGGCGAAGCGGTCAATATCCAGTACCCGATCCAAGGCCGTACTTACTATGCTACTTTGCAGTATAAATTCTGA
- a CDS encoding precorrin-8X methylmutase — protein sequence MNYITDPGMIETKSMKIISTYLEGLSLPPDKTKVFSRIIHAAGDPDYANHIRIHPDAIQDGCAALAGGSDIYCDVEMVRTGINKRELGRYGGNIHCLIADDAIARIAKDAGITRSMAAMRQFGDHMDGAVVAIGNAPTALFELLKIMAETSIRPALIVGIPVGFVGAAESKSLLETTSKVPYITVQGSKGGSPIAAAVINALLYMMR from the coding sequence ATGAACTATATTACAGACCCGGGAATGATTGAAACGAAAAGCATGAAGATTATTTCAACTTATTTGGAAGGGTTAAGTCTGCCGCCGGATAAAACAAAAGTTTTTTCCCGCATCATCCACGCCGCCGGTGATCCGGATTATGCCAATCATATCAGGATTCACCCCGATGCCATCCAGGATGGCTGTGCGGCTTTGGCGGGAGGCAGCGATATTTACTGTGACGTTGAAATGGTGCGAACCGGTATCAATAAGCGGGAATTGGGACGGTACGGCGGAAATATCCATTGCCTGATTGCCGATGATGCCATTGCCCGGATAGCAAAGGACGCGGGTATTACCCGATCCATGGCTGCGATGAGACAATTCGGCGATCACATGGATGGCGCGGTTGTTGCCATCGGCAATGCGCCTACGGCGCTATTTGAACTTTTGAAAATAATGGCGGAGACCAGTATCCGGCCGGCGCTGATTGTCGGCATTCCCGTAGGATTTGTCGGTGCCGCCGAATCGAAGTCCCTGTTGGAAACAACGTCAAAAGTTCCTTATATTACGGTACAGGGCAGCAAGGGCGGCAGCCCTATTGCGGCAGCCGTTATCAATGCGCTGCTGTATATGATGAGATAA
- the cobN gene encoding cobaltochelatase subunit CobN, whose protein sequence is MARVVFLTNMERQFTMMEQARKQLEAERKLQTGSQVVFLNGNSIWEPEHAAVLENSDIVLFSWMGVSYDIRFLKQTMKFLRKKGIRHVMLAAAANPEDSLQGVSLEEQVMMRTYLLYSGRENYRNFWLWLAAEFCGEDCEYQPPQQLLWNGIFHPRAGEPIVNIAQYQEQFIKPDRPTIGILFSRDEWVWGDLAYQTALAEEIERQGMNVIAAFSHWARNAEQKISGVDDTVKAYFYQDGMQLIDVLINTFKFSLTVGRPVDQKFLRQLDVPILQAYGLLRPCAEWENSSEGMTPTEISHTISMPEFDGVIHAVPVASKENFPDGTKRYMPIRERLGLVVRKAGKWARLRCKANSEKKIAIIFHNYPATNSNIGSAQGMDSPASIRLLLERMAGRGYKVDHIPADSQAFMNDLLAAATNDRRYLTEQQIEQAAGKVSDAQYREWVDNIAPENREQLTRDWGEPPGDVFHYDGQLLVPGRLNGNIFITVQPPRGFGEDPGKILHSPDCAPTHHYLAYYHWIRDVWQADAVVHVGTHGSLEWLPGKGAGLSCRCYPDLSIGDLPNVYPYLITIVGEGLQAKRRGAACLIGHLPPPMSHADTYEEMAELEKLLDEYVHFKVNQPGNLDVVMEQIRGKAAALNLTEDIPEQADQSFDDYVQRLHVYITDIKNMTIRVGLHVLGCPPEGEVLEEYLLALTRMDNGDVPSMPKALAAAYGCDYYQLLEQSGTLLPDGSKTGGALLDEIRGQCREIIGLLAENNFAVEQAGRILDLPWIKQFTPQIAEQLLQTGRYICQTVVPNLQKTEQEITNLLAALGSRYVEPSPAGAITGGMADILPTGRNFYGIDPRTLPSPSAWEIGKTLGDNVIGRYIEEEGGYPENIGMVVWCGANMRSHGQCIAEFLYLLGIRPVWQRGSLRVVNLEVIPLAELKRPRIDVTARISGLVRDALPTAVEWMDKAAIMAAELEESSDSNYVRKHALEDAGELEKQGADKSQAWEQACYRVFGCPPGTYGAGVGHMLEAKNWETVDDLAQVYVRWGAHAYGSKVSGSFVPALFTRRLSSLDVTIKNEDNREVHMLNSDDFNAYHGGMIAAVRSFRGKAPRSYCGDSSDRQHVELRSLEEEFKRIFRGEVMNPKYIEGMKQHGYKGAADLAGTVAHCYDWDATSEVMENWMYDGLAKKYALDEKMREWLQEVNPWALQRIVEKLLEASQRNMWQADEQTLQELQQLYLSIEGELEERGDGK, encoded by the coding sequence ATGGCCCGTGTCGTTTTTTTGACCAATATGGAGCGTCAATTTACGATGATGGAGCAGGCACGGAAACAGTTGGAAGCAGAAAGAAAGCTGCAAACCGGCAGCCAGGTTGTTTTCTTGAATGGAAATAGTATCTGGGAACCGGAGCATGCGGCTGTCTTAGAAAATAGCGACATCGTTTTATTTTCATGGATGGGTGTCAGCTATGATATTCGGTTTTTAAAGCAGACAATGAAATTTTTGCGAAAAAAAGGAATTAGGCATGTTATGCTGGCTGCCGCTGCCAATCCGGAAGATTCGCTGCAGGGAGTTTCTTTGGAAGAACAGGTGATGATGCGCACTTATTTATTGTACAGCGGCAGGGAGAATTACCGGAATTTCTGGCTGTGGCTGGCGGCGGAATTTTGCGGCGAAGACTGTGAATATCAGCCGCCGCAGCAATTATTATGGAATGGCATTTTTCATCCCCGGGCCGGCGAACCGATTGTTAATATTGCACAATATCAGGAACAGTTTATCAAACCGGACCGTCCGACAATCGGTATTTTGTTTTCCCGGGACGAATGGGTCTGGGGCGATTTGGCATATCAGACAGCATTGGCGGAGGAAATCGAACGTCAGGGCATGAATGTGATCGCAGCGTTCAGCCATTGGGCGCGCAATGCCGAACAGAAAATTTCCGGTGTGGATGATACGGTGAAAGCGTATTTTTATCAGGATGGAATGCAGCTCATTGATGTGCTGATCAATACGTTTAAATTTTCCCTTACCGTCGGCAGGCCGGTGGATCAAAAATTTTTGCGTCAGCTGGACGTGCCGATTTTGCAGGCTTATGGCTTGCTGCGTCCTTGTGCGGAATGGGAAAACAGCAGCGAAGGCATGACGCCGACGGAAATTTCTCATACGATTTCCATGCCTGAATTTGACGGTGTTATTCATGCGGTACCGGTTGCCAGCAAAGAGAATTTCCCCGATGGGACGAAAAGATACATGCCTATTAGGGAGCGGCTGGGGCTGGTAGTACGTAAAGCCGGCAAGTGGGCCCGATTGCGCTGCAAAGCCAACAGCGAGAAAAAAATCGCCATTATTTTTCATAATTATCCGGCGACAAATTCCAATATCGGCAGTGCCCAGGGCATGGATTCACCGGCAAGCATTCGCCTGCTGCTGGAGCGTATGGCCGGGCGGGGATATAAAGTGGATCATATCCCGGCCGACAGCCAGGCTTTCATGAATGATTTGCTGGCGGCAGCCACGAACGACCGGCGTTATTTAACCGAACAGCAAATCGAACAGGCTGCCGGCAAAGTAAGCGATGCCCAATACCGTGAATGGGTTGACAACATTGCACCGGAAAACCGGGAGCAGTTGACCAGGGATTGGGGCGAGCCGCCCGGCGATGTGTTTCATTACGACGGGCAGCTATTAGTCCCCGGCAGGCTGAACGGCAATATTTTCATCACGGTGCAGCCGCCCCGGGGATTCGGCGAGGATCCCGGGAAAATACTGCATTCGCCGGATTGCGCTCCCACCCATCATTATCTGGCTTATTATCATTGGATCCGGGATGTCTGGCAGGCGGACGCCGTGGTTCATGTGGGAACCCACGGGTCATTGGAATGGCTTCCCGGCAAGGGAGCGGGTCTGTCCTGCCGCTGCTACCCTGATTTGTCCATTGGCGATCTTCCTAATGTGTATCCCTATCTGATTACGATTGTCGGCGAGGGACTGCAGGCCAAGCGGCGGGGAGCCGCCTGCCTTATTGGCCATTTGCCGCCGCCGATGAGTCACGCCGACACGTATGAAGAGATGGCGGAGCTGGAAAAGCTGCTGGACGAATATGTTCATTTTAAGGTGAATCAACCGGGTAATCTGGACGTGGTGATGGAGCAAATCCGCGGCAAGGCCGCGGCGCTGAATCTGACGGAGGATATTCCGGAACAGGCGGATCAGTCTTTTGACGACTATGTACAGCGATTGCATGTTTATATTACGGATATTAAAAATATGACAATCCGGGTTGGTCTGCATGTGCTGGGCTGTCCGCCGGAAGGAGAAGTGTTGGAAGAATATTTGCTGGCGCTTACCCGCATGGACAACGGGGATGTTCCCTCCATGCCGAAAGCACTTGCCGCCGCTTACGGCTGCGACTATTATCAACTGCTGGAGCAAAGCGGCACCCTGCTGCCGGACGGCAGCAAGACCGGCGGAGCATTGCTGGACGAAATCAGGGGGCAGTGCCGTGAAATTATCGGGCTGCTGGCTGAGAACAATTTTGCCGTGGAACAGGCGGGGCGTATTTTGGATTTGCCCTGGATAAAACAGTTTACGCCGCAGATTGCAGAGCAATTGCTGCAGACAGGACGTTATATTTGCCAGACGGTGGTGCCGAATCTGCAAAAGACCGAGCAGGAGATTACCAATCTGCTGGCAGCCCTGGGAAGCCGCTATGTTGAACCGAGCCCGGCTGGAGCGATTACCGGCGGGATGGCCGATATTCTGCCGACAGGCCGCAATTTTTACGGCATTGATCCCCGGACGCTGCCTTCGCCGTCGGCCTGGGAAATCGGCAAGACGCTGGGCGACAATGTGATTGGACGGTATATTGAAGAGGAAGGCGGTTATCCGGAAAACATCGGCATGGTAGTATGGTGCGGTGCCAATATGCGCAGTCACGGTCAATGCATTGCCGAATTTTTGTATTTGCTGGGGATCCGACCGGTATGGCAGCGAGGCAGTCTGCGGGTCGTGAATTTGGAGGTTATTCCCCTTGCCGAACTGAAACGGCCGCGAATTGATGTGACGGCCCGCATCAGCGGTCTGGTGAGGGACGCCCTGCCGACAGCCGTGGAGTGGATGGACAAAGCGGCTATCATGGCTGCGGAACTGGAGGAAAGCTCGGACAGCAACTATGTGCGCAAGCATGCGCTGGAAGACGCCGGCGAATTGGAAAAACAAGGGGCAGATAAATCTCAGGCATGGGAGCAGGCCTGCTACCGGGTGTTCGGCTGCCCGCCGGGAACCTACGGCGCCGGCGTGGGGCATATGCTGGAGGCCAAAAATTGGGAAACAGTGGATGATCTGGCCCAGGTTTATGTGCGCTGGGGGGCCCATGCCTATGGCAGCAAGGTCAGCGGGAGTTTTGTACCGGCCTTGTTTACCCGACGTTTGAGCAGCCTGGATGTTACGATTAAAAATGAGGATAACCGGGAAGTGCATATGCTGAATTCCGATGATTTTAACGCCTATCACGGCGGCATGATCGCCGCGGTGCGCAGTTTTAGAGGGAAGGCGCCCCGTTCTTATTGCGGCGACAGTTCCGATCGGCAGCATGTGGAGCTCAGAAGTCTGGAAGAAGAATTCAAGCGCATATTCCGCGGCGAGGTGATGAATCCGAAATACATCGAAGGCATGAAGCAGCACGGTTATAAAGGAGCGGCGGATTTGGCCGGTACGGTGGCCCATTGCTATGACTGGGACGCGACCAGCGAAGTGATGGAAAACTGGATGTATGACGGATTGGCAAAAAAATATGCTCTTGATGAAAAGATGCGGGAATGGCTGCAGGAAGTCAATCCCTGGGCACTGCAGCGAATTGTGGAAAAACTGCTGGAAGCCTCCCAGCGGAATATGTGGCAGGCTGACGAGCAGACACTGCAGGAACTGCAGCAGCTTTATCTTTCAATTGAAGGCGAGCTGGAGGAACGGGGCGACGGAAAATAA
- a CDS encoding TonB-dependent receptor, whose amino-acid sequence MMLKQKMKSKPQTRLAALLMAALMVSGTAYAETANTNESREFSFDQMVITAQRYEKRDLDTPAMVKVYTEEQLKNTGANTVIEALKFSEGLIYNSQGPNGQSISTMTSKVVIRGQEKGTLILIDGVPMNLRGLYSLEDMPVDDVEKIEVMKGGGAVLYGSDATGGVINIITKKKRTDSVKFSGGSDDKQKHSLSLQAGKLGFGYNYDKLGKVDRYGEGFDKKTGALTSYSDLKKSEKNMTSWNYQFDKNWSVSQLYSTDRYGYQTTSCKTGKLTTDNDYDTTQDRLFLRYDSPAVKGTIYNNYRTIRSSKLGSASWAQSEDKTQGLDLQKEFSFGTDKLIFGGSAQKEFYNSGTAGTKEYDRMVYSVFTNWNHPLSDMTNITLSARETWTGSEENDHNYSKFTPQVQLLRKLDKETSAYASVGQSFIMPTFAQLYGQTTQVKGDPNIKPQTGTHYEIGLKKINESHAWRLAAFHYKIDDFISTNTSDPNQWYTENENQKDTGVELSCDINGTNGWSFNWGVTWQNLQVQSSSVKQNTPWVNKYGKWLVNGGVNYSKDKWTASLMGNYLADRTLENNYNPKGVKPMFLTSMRLAYKPVKEQEVYLTIDNLLDRRDVTTHSSATSAYYTPERSFELGYRFIF is encoded by the coding sequence ATGATGCTTAAACAGAAAATGAAGTCAAAACCGCAAACACGGCTTGCGGCCCTGCTTATGGCCGCGCTTATGGTTTCCGGTACGGCTTATGCCGAAACAGCCAATACGAATGAATCCCGGGAGTTTTCATTCGATCAAATGGTTATTACCGCCCAGCGGTATGAAAAGCGGGATTTGGACACACCGGCCATGGTGAAGGTGTATACGGAGGAACAGCTGAAAAATACAGGCGCCAATACAGTGATTGAGGCCTTAAAATTCAGCGAGGGACTTATTTATAATTCCCAGGGACCCAATGGACAATCCATATCGACAATGACCAGCAAGGTCGTTATCCGGGGACAGGAAAAAGGAACATTGATTCTGATTGACGGTGTGCCGATGAATCTTAGAGGCTTATACAGTTTGGAAGATATGCCTGTTGACGATGTGGAAAAGATTGAGGTCATGAAAGGCGGCGGAGCTGTTCTTTATGGCAGCGATGCCACCGGCGGGGTCATCAATATTATTACCAAGAAGAAACGCACCGATTCTGTTAAGTTTTCCGGCGGCAGTGATGATAAGCAAAAACACAGTCTCAGTTTGCAGGCCGGTAAATTAGGCTTTGGCTATAACTATGACAAACTGGGGAAAGTGGATAGGTACGGCGAAGGCTTCGATAAAAAGACAGGTGCTCTTACTTCCTATTCCGACTTAAAAAAAAGTGAAAAAAATATGACCAGCTGGAACTACCAGTTTGATAAAAACTGGTCGGTTTCCCAGCTTTACAGTACGGACAGATATGGCTACCAGACGACCAGCTGTAAAACCGGAAAACTGACTACCGACAATGATTATGATACAACGCAGGACCGGCTGTTTTTGCGCTATGATTCTCCGGCTGTAAAAGGGACGATTTACAATAATTATCGTACGATCCGAAGCAGCAAGCTGGGGTCTGCCAGCTGGGCGCAAAGCGAGGATAAAACTCAGGGACTTGATTTGCAAAAAGAATTTTCTTTTGGCACCGACAAACTGATTTTTGGCGGCAGTGCCCAGAAAGAATTTTACAATAGCGGGACAGCCGGGACAAAAGAATATGACCGGATGGTCTATTCGGTATTTACCAACTGGAATCATCCTTTAAGTGATATGACCAATATTACCCTGTCGGCCAGAGAAACATGGACCGGCAGCGAGGAAAACGACCATAATTACAGTAAGTTTACGCCGCAGGTTCAGTTATTGCGTAAGCTTGACAAGGAAACAAGCGCCTATGCCAGTGTGGGACAATCTTTTATTATGCCGACATTTGCCCAATTGTACGGACAGACAACCCAAGTAAAAGGAGATCCCAATATTAAGCCGCAAACCGGAACGCATTATGAGATCGGCCTTAAAAAAATTAACGAAAGCCATGCCTGGCGGCTAGCTGCTTTTCATTATAAAATCGATGATTTTATCAGCACCAACACAAGCGATCCGAACCAGTGGTATACGGAAAATGAAAATCAAAAAGATACTGGCGTGGAATTGTCCTGCGACATCAACGGGACAAACGGCTGGAGCTTCAACTGGGGAGTTACCTGGCAGAACCTGCAGGTACAATCATCCAGTGTTAAGCAAAATACTCCCTGGGTCAATAAATACGGCAAATGGCTGGTGAACGGCGGTGTCAACTATAGCAAGGATAAATGGACGGCCAGCTTGATGGGCAATTATCTGGCGGACAGAACCCTGGAAAACAATTATAATCCGAAAGGCGTGAAGCCTATGTTTCTGACCTCTATGCGATTGGCCTATAAACCGGTAAAAGAGCAGGAAGTCTATCTGACTATCGATAATTTGCTGGACCGCAGGGATGTTACCACTCACTCTTCAGCCACTTCCGCCTATTACACGCCGGAACGCTCGTTTGAACTGGGGTATCGTTTCATTTTTTAA
- a CDS encoding type II toxin-antitoxin system RelE/ParE family toxin — translation MMYDVELSRNAEHCMDRLDQVTPKRMILALDRLVKDPFMAPNVKPLKGQADHYRLRVGDWRIIYRIQEERLLISVISIIGSRGDVYKK, via the coding sequence ATGATGTATGATGTGGAGTTGTCGCGGAATGCAGAACATTGTATGGACCGCCTTGACCAGGTAACGCCCAAAAGAATGATTCTCGCCTTAGACCGGTTGGTTAAGGATCCGTTCATGGCCCCTAACGTAAAGCCCCTGAAAGGTCAGGCAGACCACTACCGGCTGCGGGTAGGTGATTGGCGCATCATCTACCGTATCCAGGAAGAGCGCCTGCTGATTTCTGTTATCTCGATTATTGGTTCCCGCGGGGACGTATATAAAAAATAG